GTAACTCAACTGATTGATATGTTTAAACATACAATAACAGTTTTGCAACAAATATTAAGTGGAGacaaaagcccaaaaaaaaacctATGGTTGTATTATTTTTCAACAGAGGAAGGGCATAGGACTTAATATGTGTTTTTCTTCACTACAAGATGCTGAAATACAAACATTTTCATTCTTTAATAGGCAATATTTTCGGAAATCAAAAAGGAAgcaattttttcttaaacttatttttttttgtgtgtggtttcatgttttattttgctattttaAGTGGTTTATTGCTCAAACTGATCAAAATGACAAATCAAAGAAACCAGATGACCTATTTTGTTGGGTAATCTGTATACCTCTTCATTCAACTGATGTAGTACTGCAATTATCCCTTCTTCCAGAGTAGATTTCCTCAGCCGGAGAGTCCATTTCTTCTCATCATCACATTAGGCAATGGTAAAGACTGAAGCATTTATGTGTCATCTTGACTTTGTGTGATCATTCCACTCATCAGGTCAGATATAATTGCATGTCCATGTTAATTCAGTTCAATGATATAACTCATGTCCCTTCTTCATCTGTACCAAATTATTTGGTTTGAACCTGATGCAGCAGTATTACTTGTCATTGCAGGGGCAAGCACAGTCATGCATTCTATCAAGCCAATATTATCCATCATAATCTGTTTGTAAAACTAGCTGTTTGTAACTCTCTGTTTAGAGCACAGTCATGGTTTGATGTTTAATAGTGTTTACGATCCATCACAATCTGTTTGTAAAATATTCTCCAAGTTCTTTCCTGATTTTGATGTTTAATAGTTTCATGAtcccaatttttcaaatattcttCAATCCTGCTACAGATTGAAATGATCCTTAAAACTAGCTGTTTGTAGAATGTTCTCCATGTTCTTTTCTGATTTGATGTTTAATAGTGTTTATGATCCCAACTTTTGAAAGCTTCTTCATTGCTACTACGGATTGAAATTAATGATCAAATGATCCTTAAAACCAGCAGACAATTAACAAAGCATGTATGCGAGAttcacttttctcttcctttcatGTATTTCAGTAATACAAAAGATTTTGATTTGCTTCTGTTTTTCCTCAATAAAATTCTCATGCAACAATTACTTAGtatagaccaaaaaaaaaaaggggatctAAATTGTGTTACTTTTCAATAGAGAAAAGTGCATGGGAACAAAATGGTAAATTTTGCATCAACATGATTATATTTTCATGTATAACAATATTTTGGCGAACGCATACAATAAAAGGAGGCTATTTAGTAGCCACTCGCATTTCTTTGCATTCTTTATCTTAGCAAAAGTCTAAAGGGTGTAACTtttcttaaacttttttttatgctatttcatcttttattttctGATCAATGTGATTCATTGTTCAATGTTCAACCTGCTAAAAACATCTTTTATTTTCTGATCAATGTGATTCATTGTTCAATGTTCAACCTGCTAAAAATGACAAATTAAAGAAGCTGGATGATATCTAATTGTGATATTCTATACCATGTAACATATTTAATACAAGAATATTTAGAAAATAGAGAAAATCATTAGCTGGCGATCATTTAAGACCAATATTAACGTTGATGAGGAAACCATTacacgaattttttttttcatggagTCCTCATGGATAGACCACAATTCAAGCATCACAAAACATAATTAGTTCTTATAATAGCCATTTAATTACTCTATCAAATCTCGTCCCAATGATCAAGAAAGGGTTCTTAGATTCTTTTTCATACCAAGTTCAAAGTTTGAATCATGTACCTGACAATTGGAGTTAAAAAGCGGTTCGAATTATGTACTTGACAATAGATAGTAAAATGCATGTGAGAAGGGATgagaggataaaaaaaaaaaatggaagagtCTCCTCTTGTCTATATACAATAGTGTTCCTCTATGTGGCTTGTATAATTGACTAGACAGCAAAGGCAAGACTTCTAATGATCAAATCACTCTACGTTAACCTTTTAAGGTTTATTCCACTTGCACCTTTAAAGTTCTTTCTATTTTCACTTTGCTTAATCTTAGTTACAAAACTTTACATCTTATCTTTCAAAACAAATTCTAAATCTTACAAAGGGCttaaaattgaatgaaaaaccttatattcaccttttttttttgtcaaatattcACCTAGTTAATACTGCTCTAAGCTGAACTAGGGCATCAGAGCACAATCTACTATTGTTAATGCCATGCATCCAAGGGGTGCTGAGCGGGGCTGTGTTTTGAAAGTTTTAATTCACAGTGTGTAAATATGGGTGTAAAACAGAGTTAGCCCCctaattttcataattttagtttatatatatatatatatatatgatttagcCACCAttgaattatttttttcttcaaaaaaagttatttattatttattgtgcTAGTTATTTaacttttaaaaaaagtaaacaTATAATCAATAatccatagtaaattgacccaattTGATTACATTATAATAAATGATCCAATTCATAATTATCAATGAGTTAAAACAAAAGCAATTACTTTTTTGgctaatatataaatatacaattTAACCCAATTGATTAGACTCGTTCTCACTCTTGTTGCATCAACTATAAGTATAGAACGaatattttcaattatgaagatAATCAAGATAGTTAAAAAACAAGATGGAagataattttttaaatgattgCCTAATTGTATACATAGAAAAGAAAGTTGTTGAAAAATACTGATTCAATCATAGATAAATTTACTTCTAAAAGGAATGTAAAACTCAATTTTCTTTTAAGAAAAGgggttgaaattttggtgtatgttaacataacttttatcttttttaattaaaatatttatatttattttgcatatatatatatatatatatatatatattttgcatAGGCGACATGTTGGAGCATCTTTTCATAATGTGCAACTTGGAtggtttgtgatattataagatataagaaaagtttatttttgtcttatttttcatttgactatgttgtatatttataaaataaacatacctttataattaaagttaatatttgatatttttagatgtcatatatttaaatacatggaaattattttgaacataacatattaaaataatttttttagaaaacttCTTGGGCGCCTGAGAAAAAAATCTTGGCTTTGTCACTACATGTATCCCATTTGGCGTTCTCCTTCTCCCTGGCATAAAAGATGAGATTTGTTGACAAAAAGAGGGcaagttggagaagatgaggttaCCAGAATAACCAGCTTGCCTCTACTGCTGGATGTAAATTCTCGTCTTGTATACCATTTGCCACGAATCCTTCATCatatttcctcttttttccaATCTATCCTAATTTACATCCATTTTTCTCATTAGTATATTCAAATATTTAACTTAATTACAGGTTTAAAACCTCAAAGCTCTTCTGGAAGTTGAGGCTAGTTTAAATTGGATTAGACAAATTTTTGtttgagttatgatttttttctTCAAGGAGAACCTTTTATTCTTTTTGGACCTTTTTTCTTCGGGAGTCCCAATTCAGGAGTCCCAATCTCAATGAGGTTTTGGTTTTCGTAATGATTTCCGACACTTCAAACTCTTTCAAGCtcaaaatacattaaaatgaTTGAATTGATGGTTCAGATGTTTGAACTGAtaaagtcaaaaccaatcactCATTTTGTTCATCACTGGTCCGcctttcaaaatatttttaactGCTAAAGTTGTTCAAAAAGTGGaatactttgaaaaaaaaaatcgtccCTGAATTTCTAGTAATATCATTTAGCGCCCCTATAGTTCTAAAAGTATCACTTACCTTCCCCACAAGTGATGTGGCAAAATTCACCAGCATGCAAAGTGAAAGTATTACCCTCACAACTTAAGATTATTTGTTCTAAAagattttgaaaggaaaaaatatataaattgacAAATTAGAATGCCTGTCTTAACAATTTTTGGCACTTAAACCTTCATACTTTTTTAGTCCTTCTATGCCACCCATATATTACATTGTCCTCAATATTCTAATAATAATTTAGACAAAAATATCTAAAAGAAAAACTTAGATCAATAAAGATAATTGCCATTTAGGAGTTAATTTTGCACTTAAACCCCCTTTCCTACactccaattttttttaaagtcctTATATGCCAACTTTATATTAAAATACACTCACTACTCtaacaattatttgaaaaacaaTTTAGTAGATTAAGTACCaaaaatttataaaactaaaaatttgatattctaaaaattatattttcacTTAAACACCCCTATGATCCACTTTGAATACTCTAATGACAAGCTTATATTAAATCGTCCTTGCTATTCTAACAACTTTTTAGGCACAAAAgtttagaaggaaaaaaaaaaaaacaaaatccgTCAAAGAATGGTCATCTTAacaattattttttacttaaacTTTCCCTTCCCGCATTTTAGTTCTCCTGTGCCAACTTTATATTAACTGACCTCTCCTATTCTAACAATTGTTTGTGTAAAAAGAATTAAATGCACTTGAGCATCTTCTGAATTAAGTGCAAACCCAAGGATTCGATCACCTAAAATACAAACTAATAAAGAATTTAAAGGTACTATTACACACTCTAATAGAATGACATGTATCATTAGTAGTGCATTTAATCCAGAAGCAGCTCAAGAGCACTCTTCTTGCCACCCATTTCCCATAGTACCTTCATTCCAGCAGATCTAATCCCCTAGTTTGCATTTAATTTAAAAGGTGCTCAACGATACTTTTTTGGCCACACCTTACTTCACATAGTGTTGGGTCAGGATTAGGTGTAGATTAGCTAATATTATTGtatcaacaaaagaaaaaaaaaaggcaaaaaaaagaCAAGGACAGCCTAGATCCTTTGGATACATTAGTCCCGGTAGTATATGACTAGGAGTAGAGTGCACTTTTTTAATAACTCCTTTTCCATAATATAGGTACAGATTAACCAATATCATATTtggttaaaaaacaaaaaagacaaAGACAACCTAGACCCTGAGATCCATCTATCCCACAGTGTAAAAGTAAGCATAGGAGTAAATTAGCAAACATAGCACTGATTGAAaaaaaggataatttcaaaaacctcccttgagatttctaacaatttcattgaGCTTCCCTGAAGTTTAGAAAATGACACATAtctcccttgatttgatagttttagtaacaaaactttaaaataatattgacttggtcaaatttttaaatgaatacccaaaaatgcccttgtgtaatgagttttaatttatccCTATAAAATTATAAGATTATTTAATGTAATTATATCGAAAATGTGTCGAATTTTTCATGTCTAtacctactatttgataaacaactataataatgaTTTTATCACTATAAtaggatacttttgatggtattttattatggttttagatttataagatagaaaataaaatgttgaaataattgattcagaattgatgaattttttgagttgtgggattatcataatttagtagtgattttggacaatttatttttaatttattattaattttaataccaaaaatagaaaacaaagattgGCAAAAAACACCGGATTATGTCTAAAGttaattcataaaaaaaaatcattagttCCACATTTGATTACAATAGAAACTAGAGATAATAGtggtaattttataattttattggcaaaaaattaaaataaaaaggaataagaagcaaaaacaatgaaaaaataattttaaaataaaaaaaaataagaagcaaaaagaatgaaaaaataattttaaagtcATTCTAAATATAAGAATAACAAACaagggaatttcattaaaatatttaagggtagtattatcattttaaatgacaagggaggtatgtgtaatttttcaaacctcaggggatctcaatgaaattgtcaaaaatcttaagggaggtttctgaaattatcccaaaaaaaaacacattcaTTTAACTGTCACACCATATTAAACGTTTATGATTatccattttttgttttttctagaATTTTAAATTCTTACAATCTGATGTTCCAAAATGGTCTTTGATTGCCGTAAACGGTTTACTACACTTGGCCACCTTAAagttccttttattttcattttgctcTTTAAATATTTAGCTAGAAAACTTTACAAGCTTTTCTTTCTAAAGTTGGCTTTCCAAGCCATATGAAGGTGTGATTTTTGGGTAAGTAACCGAGCTGAATTAGCGAGGTCTTTTCTTAGGCGAGGCAGCGTTATACTGGATGTTCTTTGGCCGAAGTAAGAGGCGGGGCTTTATCCCCtgggatcactccgacgatcaagtcaaTTATGTGAGAATAATAATAGATATGGATGTAACAGTACGCTTACTTGTTTGGAAAGAAGGAAGGGGTATTTATAAGGAGCAGGGTGGAGGGAAAGACAACAGGTTTAAACCCACGGGCCCCACGCCCTGCATCTTACGACTCTGACCTGCACTTTGCGACTCTGACCTGACACGCAGCAGTGGCCCAGGCTTTATGCCATGTGACCACATGCATTCCCGATAAAGTGAAGCCATGTGGCCTTCCAGTTAAGGCAGTGGATACTAATAGCTTGTTAGTTCAGCTGACCTCATCCAGGTGCTGATACGGTACTTAGCATCCTCAGTACGGAGTAGCGGGGTTCGGCGTGGACGATCTCGGGCCGAGGTGAGCTCACTCACGGACTTCATCGAGGGTAGTCCGGGGTGAGTAAGCCGAGGTGACCGTCCTCACcttacaaaaggaaaagaaatgaagGGAAGGTTAGAAAGTTGAATTAAAAaccttataatttttttattaatgtcTTCCAATTGGATCGAAGCTTGAGATTCTAATCTATTAATGTTCACATTATAAGGCTTTTTCTATATAACATCGTAGGGCCGCacaataaacaaactaaaatggACGGCGGATCCGCCCCTGTAATACAATACTATCGAAAAAAAATGTTAGTACCCAAAAACACACAACGGAAGCATATTGGACACGTATAGAAATATGTGGAAGAAGAGGAGTTTAATAATACCAGGTTGTCGATGCctgtgtaataataataattatcttAAGTGCCAACAAAGTAATTTCGTGTCAATTCTAGTACTGGTGCAGGGACTCTAAATGTGCAataggttacttgattcaccctggtaccgaagagtttgcttgacccgatataccagaatttatTCACGAGAAATCTATAATTTGTATATAGGGCAAGTATGATCGTAtcctcagggactgggagtaattcgTTTCTACTAAAGTTCAAGTTATGGGGGGATTTTAAGGAAATTAACAATGAGCTATACTAATCAAATGTTGCAGTCAAATAAGAATTAAATAACAACTAAATAGCAATAAGGTAAAAACTCAAACAGTATTAGACAGCTCTAGTCAAGAATCAACTTCGGAAATGGTTCTTCTAattaattgatcatcgatgcaataATATTCCACATATAAATtgataaacaagttataatTGTCAAACAAACGATGACAATCAATTTCTCCGTAattatcgatagctaaggtacaaCCGTTAGCTATTGCCCTAATTGCAAAATAATCCTAAATACGACCATAGAATTAAATTTTACAATTGCCGTAAAACATAGAGAAACCCTGTTCTAACCAGACAACACGCTACGAGGATTGTCTACAAATTAGCCCATATATTTCCCTAACATAACCCTGAttatgccagttgtcactaatttagaacaatcaaacaattacggatttaattatTCTAATTGGCTCtaggttattgaattaatctaacATTCGGGCACGGGACAATTGAATAATACAACAACCATAAGAAAATAAAGCCGAAAATATACGAATACCAAGAAATAATAGGAAAACTAAAATTAGTTAGATCTCACAATTTATGTCGAACCAAATCttccgttgttccttgactagaaaaagggaTTTAGTTTATCCTTGTTGAGGAGTGAGGGTGATAGTTTCGGCTCGGCCTTCCCATTTCGGCTTATTTCAAGACGGCTCCCCCATCCTGCTTGTCCATGTTCTGGATCACCCTACCGAGATGAGCCTTGCTCCGGCTCTACCAGTCATCCTGAACGCCTCGGCTATCGAGGCATTCATCGTGAAGTTTCATGACGCCTGATGGGACCACTGAGGCCAGGTCACAGTCTGATGCCTGCAGAGGGGCAAGACATTTGATAGGACCTGCCTAACAGGCCTGGTGGGACAGACTGACATGCTCAGTCTGTCAGGGCATGGGAATTTGATCCCGACCGCCATTTCTCTCCATTTGTCCCCTATAAATACAAGGAGGTTACTCAGAAGGAgggaatttttcctttttggttcCTACAAGGTATATTGTCTACAAACCCTTTAAAAAGACTATCCTCCAATAGAAACTAACTAGACCGTCGGAGGTAAACCGAGGGACTTTATCCCATCTCTAACACTTTGAGCAGGTGACTTTTGTGAGGCCGTACCCACTTCAAGAGAGAGTTACTCCCGCATTCAGGTACCGTCCATTGAACTcgaaaatcacctcttcaattgGCGTCGTCTGTGGGAACCCGAAAACATCAAAGGATGAAACCTACGCGTTCTAAGAGCAGGAGGTTCTCACTATTGGAGCTGAGTCAGGTGCTGCAGCTCAACATGAAGATGTCTCTGGAGGACAGGGGTCCCTAGAGAATCAGACTACAAACGAAGAAGCCATAGCCCGAATGGCCGAGTTTGTATCTGAGAATCCTAATATTTTTGAAGAATTAGGGAGGTACTTCAAGAGGGAAGGCAAGCAAAAAGCTGAATCCTCTAAGAGAAAGTCGGATGAGTCTCCCGAACTCCCATCTGATGAGGAATCCGAGGGGAAACCTTCAATCAAGAGTACTCCGAAGCCGATCTCCTCTAAGGCCACCTCTAGGATTGGCTCCATTTCTAAGGCATTCTCAAGGGGCCTACTAGGGAAATGAGTCAAGGAGGAACCTCGGCACTCAGGAAGGCCAGGAATGGACTACATGAGGGTTCCGCCTTTCATGGACGACATCAATGAGGAGAGGCTCCCCTCAAACTTCAAATTGCCCACCATACCATCTTATGATGGCCGAGGTGACTCGGAGGACCACATTCATGCCTTCATCTTGGCATTCCGATTGTATTATATTCCCGATCCGGTCATCTGCCGGGCTTTTTCAGTATTCTTGCAGGGGACAGCTCGAAAATGGTTTTGGGGTCTGGAACCTAGGAGCATCTCCACTCTAGGAGAATTGGTGGACAAATTTCTCCATCTATTTATCTCTTCCAAACCGACGACGAGGACCTCGGCTTATCTATTAAATATACAACAGAATCCAGGGGAGTTCCTCAATGCTTATGTGCAGAGGTTTTAAGATGAAAGCGTGCAGATACCTGATCTTAATGAGCAGGTAACCATAGCCGCCTTCACCAATGGGTTTGTTATCGGGGTGTTTAACACCGCGATACACAAGAAGTATCCCCGGATGCTTCGAGAGCTCTAGAAAAAGGTCAAAAAAGGCATACAGGCCGAAAACCTGAACCGTTTGAAAAAGGAAACTCAGGTGGCACGCCCCAGGCATGATCCCCGAAAAAAGAATGAATTAGGCCGAGGTGATGCTAGTGCTATGGGTGATTTCCATAACTCTGGCCGAGACCGTCGGAGCGTTTTTGACAAAATTGCCAAGGAAAAGTCAGCCGTTCCAGATTCCAATCTGACCTCTGAACACTAATTGTTCCCATATCCTTGCCATCATGGAGCAGAATCGCCTCGGACGGGCTCCTCCCAGAATGGCTGGAAGAAGGGAAAAGAGGAATACCAACCTCTACTGTGCCTATCACCGGGACATTGGGCACGAAATCGAGGATTGCAATGACCTGAAAAGAGATATCGAGGAACTGATTAAGTGGGGGTACTTGAAGCAATTCGTCCGTAGAGACGAAGACAATACGAGTGACCCTCACCGCAACCACTAGGGCGAACCGTGTCTGGAAAGTAGCCGAGGTGAACCCCGTCGAGAGAACCGAAGAGGGTCCAGAAGCAGCTGCTGAAGAAGTCTAGGGAAACGAAGAATCCTTCCCGAGATGGATCCCCTGGCTATGGGCTAGATTATGAGCCAAACATAGTCGGGGTCATTAACACTATAGCCGGAGGTCTGACGGGAGGAGATAGCCAAAACTCCCAGAAGAGGACCTATAGACAGGTCAATTCAGATCAGGCCGAGACGAGTTCCTGCCTTACAAAAACAATCACCTATAGCCCAAGTGACCCTGTTCCGACTGCGTCCAGCAGTCACGAAACCTTGGTGATTGAGTTGCTCACCAATAATTACCTCGTGAAGAAGGTGTATGTTGACCTCGCAAGTTCGGTGGACGTCATGTACCATCGGGCTTtgaaaaacctaaaattgaCAAGAGATCAG
The genomic region above belongs to Coffea arabica cultivar ET-39 chromosome 7c, Coffea Arabica ET-39 HiFi, whole genome shotgun sequence and contains:
- the LOC140010675 gene encoding uncharacterized protein, with protein sequence MEQNRLGRAPPRMAGRREKRNTNLYCAYHRDIGHEIEDCNDLKRDIEELIKWGETKNPSRDGSPGYGLDYEPNIVGVINTIAGGLTGGDSQNSQKRTYRQVNSDQAETSSCLTKTITYSPSDPVPTASSSHETLVIELLTNNYLVKKVYVDLASSVDVMYHRALKNLKLTRDQLIPVRTPVVGFGGHAVHFEGMITMMVTVG